The Candidatus Saccharibacteria bacterium RAAC3_TM7_1 nucleotide sequence CGCTACTCCCCACTCCGCCATCACTATCACCCGTCACGTTAAACTCAGCGGTGCCATCGTACGACTCAATGCCGCACATAGTATGAACAAGTTGGTTTTTATTGACCACTCCTTCTTTGATCTGACTATCAACAAAGTCTTTTGAAAATGGAGTAGGGTCAAAACTATACACAGTAGCGTTGAACTTCTCGATCATGAACTTCTCAAATTCTATATCATCAAATATTCCAGCACTGAAAACGATGAAGTCCGTTTTATTCGAGTTGCTGATAGCTTTCTGAGCCAGTGCATATTCGTTGCCGTCGTCACCGAATCCGGTATTTATAACCTTCATACGTTTGTCTAGTTCTTTCGTAGGATATATTTGTTTGTAGATATCGATATAATCATCTTTTACTTTGCGACTGTTTTTATAAAGGCGATAAACTTTTCAGAGAGCTTTATAGGGCAAACGTGTGAATGTGCGCAGAAGAAGGTTGTTATTCGCAACCGTCTTCAATTGTGCAATTTTATCTGGCTTTGGCTGCGGCTCTACTTTGGGGTCATTTATGAGTATATTACTATCTATACAATAGACCGGCTTGCCAGTAAGTTGATTAATCTCTAGAGCCTGGCTATAGTTGCTTTCTACAAATAGAGAGTAGTTCTCCTTTGCGTACTCCTGCGCCTTAAATCTGCCATGGATACCTAAACGAACTCGCTCTTCTGCAGTGTACCCATCAAGCATTATAAGTTTTTGATATTTTACACCATGCTTCTTGAGCCAAGCCTCTGTGGGCTTTCGATATTTTTCAAGCCGTGAAGTAACAATTGTCTTTATCGTATACGTAGGTATATACTTTGGGCGTGCTGATTTTATGAAATTCAGATACTCTTTACCATCGTCATTTTGATCAACTGTAGGATCTTCACACAGAACACCATCCATGTCATAGCAAGCCTGTCCTGTGTATATATCATGGTGAAGTATGTTCCACTCAAATACCCTTGGATACGGAACCACCTCAAAATATATGTCTACCGTTGGGGAGTCCGTGGACGAGTACACCGCTAGGGTCGTAACCTTTTTGCGCAGCTTCTGTGGTAGCGATGCCACCTTTGCCATAAACCGTTGTCCGCCTCCGTACGCATCATCGACTACAAGAATCTTCTTGGCAACATGTGTCGTCTTGGGAGTTTTACTCCTAATTACTCGATTGCCATGTGTTGTCTCGCTATTATTAACCAGCTCGTCAAACGAACATACCGATATATTCATATCCTGGCCGATGATATGGGCGGGTACCATTCCACTGCGTGGTATACCGACGATTAGATCAAAGCCTTGGTCGGCAATGAGAGGCAGGTAGTCATGTATTGCTTTCGCAAGATCGGCGTAGCTCTTATAGCTCAGGCTGGTCATCTTTCCACCTCCCATAATACTTTCCTTCGCGCTTCAATAAAGCATTCCCGCTGAACTTACCAGAGTTTCGTACAATAACCCTTAGCGAATTCTCGTCATTGGTATACGCTATGCGCTTGTCTGTCTTTTCCTCATCAAGGGTAGCAGTAATGTAAAGATTACTATCATTATAGAGAGAAAGTGGAAACTCATACTCTAGTGAGCTAATGCCTTTTTTTGCGATCGCCTTTACCCCATTC carries:
- a CDS encoding WbsZ (RAAC3_TM7_1_296), with the translated sequence MTSLSYKSYADLAKAIHDYLPLIADQGFDLIVGIPRSGMVPAHIIGQDMNISVCSFDELVNNSETTHGNRVIRSKTPKTTHVAKKILVVDDAYGGGQRFMAKVASLPQKLRKKVTTLAVYSSTDSPTVDIYFEVVPYPRVFEWNILHHDIYTGQACYDMDGVLCEDPTVDQNDDGKEYLNFIKSARPKYIPTYTIKTIVTSRLEKYRKPTEAWLKKHGVKYQKLIMLDGYTAEERVRLGIHGRFKAQEYAKENYSLFVESNYSQALEINQLTGKPVYCIDSNILINDPKVEPQPKPDKIAQLKTVANNNLLLRTFTRLPYKAL